The Streptomyces camelliae genome window below encodes:
- a CDS encoding 30S ribosomal protein bS22 yields MGSVIKKRRKRMAKKKHRKLLKRTRVQRRNKK; encoded by the coding sequence GTGGGCTCTGTTATCAAGAAGCGGCGCAAGCGGATGGCCAAGAAGAAGCACCGCAAGCTGCTCAAGCGCACGCGCGTTCAGCGTCGCAACAAGAAGTAA
- a CDS encoding redox-sensing transcriptional repressor Rex — translation MATGRTHRPATRSRGIPEATVARLPLYLRALTALSERSVPTVSSEELAAAAGVNSAKLRKDFSYLGSYGTRGVGYDVEYLVYQISRELGLTQDWPVVIVGIGNLGAALANYGGFASRGFRVAALIDADPAMAGKPVAGIPVQHTDDLERIIKDNGVSIGVIATPAGAAQQVCDRLVTAGVTSILNFAPTVLTVPDGVDVRKVDLSIELQILAFHEQRKAGEETTMETAAGDIGSLPAAAAAHGTSADDSADQGPDGDVPAVMPA, via the coding sequence GTGGCAACTGGCCGAACACACCGACCGGCGACCCGTAGCCGAGGGATTCCCGAGGCCACCGTCGCCCGTCTTCCGCTGTACCTCCGAGCCCTGACCGCGCTGTCGGAGCGCTCGGTGCCCACGGTCTCCTCCGAGGAGCTGGCGGCCGCCGCGGGGGTCAACTCCGCCAAGCTGCGCAAGGACTTCTCGTACCTGGGCTCCTACGGAACGCGCGGTGTCGGCTACGACGTGGAGTATCTCGTCTACCAGATCTCCCGCGAACTCGGCCTCACCCAGGACTGGCCGGTCGTGATCGTCGGTATCGGTAACCTCGGCGCCGCCCTGGCCAACTACGGCGGGTTCGCCTCCCGTGGCTTCCGCGTGGCCGCCCTGATCGACGCCGACCCGGCGATGGCCGGCAAGCCCGTCGCCGGCATCCCGGTGCAGCACACGGACGACCTTGAGCGGATCATCAAGGACAACGGGGTCTCCATCGGCGTCATCGCCACCCCCGCCGGCGCCGCCCAGCAGGTCTGCGACCGGCTCGTGACCGCCGGGGTCACCTCCATCCTGAACTTCGCGCCGACCGTGCTGACCGTCCCGGACGGCGTCGACGTGCGCAAGGTCGACCTCTCGATCGAACTCCAGATCCTCGCCTTCCACGAGCAGCGCAAGGCCGGCGAGGAGACCACCATGGAGACCGCGGCCGGCGACATCGGCTCCCTGCCCGCCGCCGCTGCTGCCCATGGCACGTCCGCCGACGATTCCGCCGACCAGGGGCCCGACGGGGACGTACCCGCCGTGATGCCGGCATGA
- a CDS encoding helix-turn-helix domain-containing protein: protein MGAAGERPLNEVQFLTVAEVASVMRVSKMTVYRLVHSGHLPAIRVGRSFRVPEQAVHEYLRDSYVGVETA, encoded by the coding sequence ATGGGTGCAGCTGGCGAGAGGCCTCTGAACGAGGTTCAGTTCCTTACCGTGGCGGAGGTCGCCTCGGTGATGCGAGTGTCGAAGATGACCGTGTACCGGCTGGTGCACAGCGGTCATCTGCCCGCGATCCGGGTGGGGCGGTCCTTCCGCGTCCCCGAGCAAGCGGTACACGAGTACCTTCGCGACAGCTATGTGGGGGTGGAAACGGCCTGA
- a CDS encoding NAD-dependent epimerase/dehydratase family protein: MGKVVLVTGVARQLGGRFVRRIQRDPEVDRVIAVDAVPPAHHLGGADFIQADIRLPTIARVLAETGADTVVHMDVTGTALGGGNRATVKETNVIGTMQLLGACQKSPAVRRLVVKSSTNVYGSASRDPAVFTETTSAKSLPSGGFAKDTVEVEGYVRGFARRRPDVAVCVLRFANILGPTADTPLASYFALPVLPTVFGYDPRLQFVHEDDVVEVLRIASHEPRRGTLNSGTFNIAGDGVLLLSQCSRRLGRPTVPLLLPAVTWAGSLVRTLGMTDFSPEQIRLLTHGRVVDTGQMRETLGFTPRYTTAETFADFVRGQGPGLLPPEALAGAVDRIAALAAKGGGHLPTHGAN, encoded by the coding sequence TTGGGGAAGGTCGTGCTCGTCACCGGAGTGGCCCGGCAGCTGGGCGGCCGGTTCGTACGGCGGATCCAGCGGGATCCGGAGGTCGACCGGGTGATCGCCGTGGACGCGGTGCCGCCGGCGCATCATCTGGGCGGAGCCGACTTCATCCAGGCCGACATCCGGCTGCCGACGATAGCCCGGGTACTGGCCGAGACCGGCGCGGACACGGTCGTCCACATGGATGTGACGGGCACGGCGCTGGGCGGCGGCAACCGGGCCACGGTCAAGGAGACCAACGTCATCGGCACCATGCAGCTGCTCGGTGCCTGCCAGAAGTCGCCGGCCGTCAGGCGACTGGTGGTCAAATCCAGTACGAACGTCTACGGCTCCGCGTCGCGCGATCCGGCCGTGTTCACCGAGACGACGTCGGCGAAGTCGCTGCCGAGCGGCGGGTTCGCGAAGGACACCGTCGAGGTCGAGGGGTATGTGCGCGGGTTCGCCCGGCGGCGCCCGGACGTCGCGGTGTGCGTGCTGCGGTTCGCCAACATCCTCGGGCCGACCGCCGACACCCCGCTCGCCTCGTACTTCGCGCTGCCCGTCCTGCCGACCGTGTTCGGCTACGACCCGCGGCTGCAGTTCGTGCACGAGGACGACGTCGTCGAAGTGCTCAGGATCGCCTCGCACGAGCCGCGCCGGGGCACGCTCAACAGCGGCACGTTCAACATCGCCGGGGACGGTGTGCTGCTGCTCTCGCAGTGCTCGCGGCGGCTCGGGCGGCCCACCGTGCCGCTGCTGCTGCCCGCGGTCACCTGGGCCGGTTCCCTGGTGCGTACGCTCGGTATGACGGACTTCTCACCGGAGCAGATCCGGCTGCTCACGCACGGGCGGGTGGTGGACACCGGCCAGATGCGCGAGACGCTCGGCTTCACCCCCCGGTACACGACGGCGGAGACATTCGCGGACTTCGTACGCGGCCAGGGCCCGGGCCTGCTGCCGCCGGAGGCCCTCGCGGGGGCCGTCGACCGCATCGCCGCGCTGGCCGCGAAAGGCGGCGGTCACCTCCCCACGCACGGCGCCAACTGA
- a CDS encoding HAD family hydrolase produces MAALGWLTPRRRSATARSVLAGEASAEAARKSSLEAQETAPPARTEPEFPVIGDTRAAAFFDLDNTVMQGAALFHFGRGLYKRKFFETRDLARFAWQQAWFRLAGVEDPEHMQDARDSALSIVKGHRVAELESIGEEIYDEYMADRIWPGTRALAQAHLDAGQKVWLVTAAPVEIAQVIARRLGLTGALGTVAESVSGIYTGKLVGEPLHGPAKAEAVRALAAAEGLDLSRCAAYSDSHNDIPMLSLVGHPYAINPDAKLRKHAREKDWRLRDYRTGRKAAKVGIPAAAGVGAVAGGTAAAIALSRRRR; encoded by the coding sequence ATGGCCGCTCTCGGATGGCTCACTCCCCGTAGGCGCTCCGCCACGGCGCGGAGCGTGTTGGCAGGCGAGGCCTCGGCGGAGGCCGCCCGCAAGTCCTCGCTGGAGGCGCAGGAGACCGCGCCGCCCGCGCGGACGGAACCGGAGTTCCCGGTCATCGGCGACACCCGGGCAGCGGCGTTCTTCGACCTCGACAACACCGTGATGCAGGGCGCCGCGCTGTTCCACTTCGGCCGCGGTCTGTACAAGCGCAAGTTCTTCGAGACCCGCGACCTCGCCAGGTTCGCCTGGCAGCAGGCGTGGTTCCGGCTGGCCGGCGTCGAGGACCCCGAGCACATGCAGGACGCCCGCGACTCCGCGCTGTCGATCGTCAAGGGCCACCGGGTCGCCGAGCTGGAGTCGATCGGCGAGGAGATCTACGACGAGTACATGGCCGACCGCATCTGGCCGGGCACCCGTGCCCTGGCCCAGGCCCACCTGGACGCGGGCCAGAAGGTGTGGCTGGTCACCGCGGCCCCGGTGGAGATCGCCCAGGTGATCGCCCGCCGCCTCGGCCTCACCGGCGCGCTCGGCACGGTCGCGGAGTCGGTCAGCGGCATCTACACCGGCAAGCTGGTCGGCGAACCGCTGCACGGCCCGGCGAAGGCGGAGGCGGTGCGCGCCCTGGCCGCGGCCGAGGGCCTCGACCTGTCCCGCTGCGCGGCCTACAGCGACAGCCACAACGACATCCCGATGCTCTCCCTGGTCGGCCACCCCTACGCCATCAACCCGGACGCCAAGCTCCGCAAACACGCCCGGGAGAAGGACTGGCGCCTGCGGGACTACCGCACCGGACGCAAGGCGGCAAAGGTCGGCATCCCCGCGGCGGCGGGCGTCGGAGCCGTGGCCGGTGGCACCGCGGCGGCGATCGCCCTGAGCCGGCGCCGCCGCTAG
- a CDS encoding MFS transporter, translating to MTDVLRRGRASLAFSFFAQGATFALLVTRIPAIQDRYGVSDALLPVFLAAVPVLAGVGSVTTEQLVKRIRPSRLLRWSQPVVLLALLGAGAGGQIAELAVALGAFGLAVGALDASMNMLGVSLQRSYGRSIMLSFHAAYSLGGILGASLAWVGAHWHLALWVSYLPVVAVLLPAAFVGSRWYVDGEPAPAEEAQGAGGGVVFKLLLPLCLVMTFAYIGDSTVSNWSAKYLKDVLGSSEQLATVPYNVYMVTTLVGRTVGDFGVRRFGAVAVVRLGALVAAGGFAVVASAPGAWVGMLGFTLLGLGLCVLVPQTFAAAGRLFPGASDAAVARLNIFNYVGFLVGSPLVGALGDAWSYRGAMLVPMVLVLVTLVYARSFAAQPDRYGGGHERPRTADVGRGSNGL from the coding sequence ATGACTGATGTGCTGCGGCGCGGTAGGGCCTCGCTGGCGTTCAGCTTCTTCGCGCAGGGTGCCACCTTCGCGCTGCTGGTGACACGGATCCCGGCCATCCAGGACCGGTACGGCGTCTCCGACGCGCTGCTGCCGGTCTTCCTGGCCGCCGTACCGGTCCTGGCCGGGGTCGGCAGCGTGACCACCGAGCAGCTGGTGAAGCGGATACGGCCCAGCCGGCTGCTGCGCTGGTCCCAGCCGGTGGTGCTGCTGGCGCTGCTCGGTGCCGGGGCCGGCGGGCAGATCGCGGAACTGGCCGTGGCGCTGGGGGCGTTCGGGCTGGCCGTGGGGGCGCTGGACGCCTCCATGAACATGCTCGGGGTGAGCCTCCAGCGGTCGTACGGGCGCAGCATCATGCTCAGCTTCCATGCCGCGTACAGCCTGGGCGGGATCCTGGGGGCCTCGCTGGCCTGGGTCGGGGCGCACTGGCATCTCGCGCTCTGGGTGTCGTACCTGCCCGTGGTGGCCGTACTGCTGCCGGCGGCGTTCGTCGGGAGCCGGTGGTACGTCGACGGGGAGCCCGCGCCGGCGGAGGAGGCGCAGGGTGCCGGTGGGGGCGTCGTCTTCAAGCTGCTGTTGCCGCTGTGTCTGGTGATGACCTTCGCCTACATCGGGGACTCGACCGTCTCCAACTGGAGCGCGAAGTATCTGAAGGACGTGCTGGGGAGCAGCGAGCAGCTGGCGACTGTGCCGTACAACGTGTACATGGTGACCACACTGGTGGGGCGGACCGTCGGGGACTTCGGGGTGCGGCGGTTCGGGGCCGTGGCGGTCGTACGGCTGGGGGCGCTGGTGGCGGCCGGCGGGTTCGCGGTGGTGGCGTCGGCGCCCGGGGCGTGGGTCGGGATGCTCGGGTTCACGCTGCTGGGGCTGGGGTTGTGCGTGCTGGTGCCACAGACGTTCGCGGCGGCCGGCAGGCTGTTTCCCGGGGCTTCGGATGCGGCCGTCGCGCGGCTGAACATCTTCAATTACGTGGGTTTTCTGGTCGGTTCGCCGTTGGTGGGGGCCTTGGGCGATGCGTGGAGCTATCGCGGGGCGATGCTGGTGCCGATGGTGTTGGTGCTGGTGACGTTGGTGTACGCCAGGTCGTTCGCCGCTCAACCGGACCGATACGGTGGCGGGCATGAGCGGCCGCGCACAGCTGATGTGGGACGAGGCAGTAACGGGCTATGA
- a CDS encoding acetoin utilization protein AcuC produces the protein MSGRAQLMWDEAVTGYDFGPDHPMDPVRLALTRKLVGAFGLDREVEVVAAKPAGESTLRLVHREDYIDAVKAASADPAGADGSYGLGTVDDPAFAGMHEVSALIAGQSVGAAEAVWRGDADHAVNFAGGLHHAMPGGASGFCIYNDASLAIARLLELGAERVAYVDVDVHHGDGVQAAFWEDPRVLTISLHEHPRTLFPQTGWPEEVGAGAGEGSAVNVALPAGTGDAGWLRAFHAVVPELLAEFRPQVVVSQHGADTHFEDPLAHLAVSLDAQRAVQVACHELAHEYADGKWVALGGGGYAVVEVVPRSWTHLVGIAAGKPVAPEAVIPEGWRQEVFARTRQLGPQRMTDGRWPVSWASWEAGYDPADRLDQAVLATRRAAFPLRGLLP, from the coding sequence ATGAGCGGCCGCGCACAGCTGATGTGGGACGAGGCAGTAACGGGCTATGACTTCGGCCCGGACCATCCGATGGATCCGGTCCGGCTGGCACTGACCCGGAAACTGGTGGGTGCCTTCGGGCTCGACCGGGAGGTGGAGGTCGTCGCGGCGAAGCCGGCCGGGGAGTCGACGCTGCGGCTGGTCCATCGTGAGGACTACATCGACGCCGTGAAGGCCGCGTCCGCCGATCCGGCGGGGGCCGACGGGTCGTACGGGCTGGGTACGGTCGACGATCCCGCGTTCGCCGGGATGCACGAGGTGTCCGCGCTGATCGCGGGGCAGTCGGTGGGGGCGGCGGAGGCGGTGTGGCGGGGGGACGCGGATCATGCCGTGAACTTCGCGGGCGGGCTGCATCACGCGATGCCGGGGGGCGCGTCGGGGTTCTGTATCTACAACGACGCCTCGCTGGCCATCGCCCGGCTGCTGGAGCTGGGGGCCGAGCGGGTCGCGTATGTGGATGTGGACGTGCATCACGGGGACGGGGTGCAGGCCGCGTTCTGGGAGGATCCGCGGGTTCTGACGATCTCGCTGCATGAGCATCCTCGTACGTTGTTCCCGCAGACCGGGTGGCCGGAGGAGGTCGGCGCCGGGGCCGGGGAGGGGTCCGCCGTGAATGTGGCGCTGCCGGCGGGGACCGGGGACGCGGGGTGGCTGCGGGCGTTTCACGCGGTGGTGCCGGAGCTGCTCGCCGAGTTCCGGCCGCAGGTGGTCGTGTCGCAGCACGGGGCCGACACGCACTTCGAGGATCCGCTGGCTCATCTCGCGGTGTCGCTGGACGCGCAGCGGGCGGTGCAGGTGGCGTGTCATGAGCTGGCGCACGAGTACGCCGACGGGAAGTGGGTCGCACTGGGCGGGGGCGGGTACGCGGTGGTGGAGGTCGTGCCGCGGTCGTGGACGCATCTGGTGGGGATCGCCGCGGGGAAGCCGGTGGCGCCGGAGGCGGTGATTCCCGAGGGGTGGCGTCAGGAGGTGTTCGCCCGGACTCGGCAGCTGGGGCCGCAGCGGATGACCGATGGGCGGTGGCCGGTGAGCTGGGCGTCGTGGGAGGCGGGTTACGACCCCGCCGATCGCTTGGACCAGGCCGTGCTGGCGACTCGGCGGGCGGCGTTTCCGTTGCGAGGGCTGCTGCCCTGA
- a CDS encoding glutaredoxin family protein — MGRMSPLFRRDAAPRERLVTLVRKPGCHLCDDAQTVVEKVCGDLGVPVELKDITQDRALHDQYWEQIPVVLIDGEQHTFWRVNEERLRRALTD; from the coding sequence ATGGGCCGTATGAGCCCTCTCTTCCGTCGTGACGCCGCGCCGCGCGAGCGGCTGGTCACCCTCGTCCGCAAGCCCGGCTGCCATCTGTGCGACGACGCGCAGACCGTGGTCGAGAAGGTCTGCGGTGATCTGGGTGTCCCCGTCGAGCTGAAGGACATCACCCAGGACCGGGCGCTGCACGATCAGTACTGGGAGCAGATTCCGGTCGTACTGATCGACGGTGAACAGCACACCTTCTGGCGCGTGAACGAGGAGCGGCTGCGCCGGGCACTGACCGACTAG
- a CDS encoding phosphatase gives MAGVVDAGVLRAHLVAVRLAGEVATSREDSLRSYRLFAARDPRVLIGIDPQRPWKQPELLALMAEKCGVSADPRHTSGPDVIDPELTVAALDAFAGRVRDVARRGAPVLFGTGHPGRLLGFYAGLADALSAVGCEVLTPAQGRCVDILTRFGLRTHRLDYVRGVALVREPGAERPGCEPGVHSHSPLPVRVALEAAAEAGGPLPELVIGDHGWVCGAGQLGFEAIGLGDVDDPALFVGEAEGAVSVAVPVDDGVRSVYYRPLTRYVLKRACLSQ, from the coding sequence ATCGCTGGCGTGGTGGACGCCGGTGTTCTGCGTGCGCATCTGGTGGCTGTCCGGCTGGCCGGGGAGGTGGCCACCTCCCGGGAGGACAGTCTGCGGAGTTATCGGCTGTTCGCTGCGCGGGATCCCCGGGTGCTGATCGGGATCGATCCCCAACGGCCCTGGAAGCAGCCGGAATTACTTGCGCTGATGGCGGAGAAGTGCGGGGTCTCGGCTGATCCTCGGCACACGTCCGGTCCGGATGTGATCGATCCGGAGCTGACCGTCGCCGCGCTGGACGCCTTCGCCGGGCGGGTCAGGGACGTCGCGCGGCGGGGGGCGCCCGTGTTGTTCGGGACCGGGCATCCGGGACGCCTGCTCGGGTTCTACGCCGGCTTGGCGGACGCGCTCTCGGCGGTGGGATGTGAGGTGCTCACCCCGGCGCAGGGTCGCTGTGTCGACATATTGACCCGGTTCGGTCTACGTACCCATCGCCTCGACTACGTACGAGGGGTTGCCTTGGTGCGAGAACCGGGAGCCGAGCGCCCCGGTTGTGAGCCGGGTGTCCACAGTCATTCTCCGCTGCCGGTTCGGGTCGCGCTGGAGGCCGCGGCGGAGGCGGGGGGACCCCTGCCCGAGTTGGTCATCGGGGATCATGGTTGGGTCTGCGGTGCAGGTCAGCTGGGGTTCGAGGCCATCGGGCTCGGCGATGTCGACGATCCCGCGCTGTTCGTGGGGGAGGCTGAGGGGGCCGTGTCCGTCGCCGTTCCGGTTGATGACGGTGTGCGGTCCGTGTACTACCGCCCGCTTACCCGCTACGTACTCAAACGAGCGTGTCTGTCACAGTAG
- a CDS encoding ECF subfamily RNA polymerase sigma factor, BldN family, which produces MYPHVGVDASGLATLRATVATVKETLRGLVPTAYAVPAFAAAAPASPCYALADGSAAVGRRGRATGAATARRPAADSDSARMMDLVERAQAGEAEAFGRLYDQYSDTVYRYIYYRVGGRATAEDLTSETFLRALRRIGTFTWQGRDFGAWLVTIARNLVADHFKSSRFRLEVTTGEMLDANEVERSPEDSVLESLSNAALLDAVRRLNPQQQECVTLRFLQGLSVAETARVMGKNEGAIKTLQYRAVRTLARLLPDDAR; this is translated from the coding sequence GTGTACCCACACGTCGGGGTTGACGCCTCGGGCCTGGCTACGCTGCGCGCAACAGTCGCAACGGTCAAAGAGACGCTGCGCGGCCTCGTCCCCACCGCGTACGCCGTCCCTGCCTTCGCCGCCGCCGCGCCCGCGAGCCCGTGCTACGCACTGGCCGACGGCAGCGCCGCCGTCGGCAGACGAGGCCGCGCCACCGGCGCCGCCACCGCCCGCCGCCCGGCCGCCGACAGCGACAGCGCCCGGATGATGGACCTGGTCGAGCGCGCCCAGGCCGGGGAGGCCGAGGCCTTCGGCCGGCTGTACGACCAGTACAGCGACACGGTGTACCGGTACATCTACTACCGCGTCGGCGGCCGGGCCACGGCCGAGGACCTCACGAGCGAGACCTTTCTGCGGGCCCTCCGCCGGATCGGCACCTTCACCTGGCAGGGCCGCGACTTCGGCGCCTGGCTGGTGACGATCGCCCGGAACCTCGTCGCCGACCACTTCAAGTCCAGCCGCTTCCGCCTGGAGGTCACCACCGGCGAGATGCTCGACGCCAACGAGGTCGAGCGCTCCCCGGAGGACTCCGTCCTGGAGTCGCTGTCGAACGCCGCGCTGCTCGACGCCGTACGCCGGCTCAACCCCCAGCAGCAGGAGTGCGTGACCCTCCGCTTCCTCCAGGGCCTCTCGGTCGCCGAGACCGCCCGCGTCATGGGCAAGAACGAGGGCGCCATCAAGACCCTCCAGTACCGCGCCGTCCGCACCCTCGCCCGGCTCCTGCCGGACGACGCACGCTGA
- a CDS encoding DUF5667 domain-containing protein has product MIANVSAHRRANAFAQALDEQSDRDTAAERSAPAESPPATEEQSEQGELLALAAGLGALPKPQLDPEVKVVQRAQLVAAMEAMLQEGTGAADASVPNQKGSEATSLEGRWRETGGRAARSRGAHRAGPLGKLRPRSRLTKGLAAGGLSVGVAAGAFGGVAAASSDALPGDSLYGLKRGIEDFKLNYLTDGDNARGQTYLDQASTRLSEARRLLERGRGGHLDHESIGEIRRTLSGMQSDVTEGHRLLHEAYEADPDSLGPIQALSTFSRSHREAWSALSDRLPVQLGDVKQQVSSVFDAIDQEVAPLESRLPKPPTGTGTGTDQGTGSTSTGPSGTHRGSATPSSSGSTPSTGRHARPDDPTGPATSTTGDGLIGGNTGGLLDPPKTGTGGNTTQPTGKPSTPAPDVTLPPLLPGLLPGLGIQGEETN; this is encoded by the coding sequence GTGATCGCGAACGTATCGGCCCACCGGCGGGCGAACGCCTTCGCCCAGGCCCTGGACGAGCAGTCCGACCGGGACACGGCGGCCGAGCGGTCAGCACCGGCGGAGTCACCACCGGCCACCGAGGAACAGTCCGAGCAGGGCGAGCTGCTGGCCCTCGCGGCCGGCCTCGGCGCGCTGCCCAAGCCACAGCTCGACCCCGAGGTCAAGGTCGTCCAGCGCGCCCAGCTGGTGGCCGCGATGGAGGCCATGCTCCAGGAGGGAACCGGAGCGGCGGATGCGTCGGTACCCAATCAAAAAGGGAGCGAAGCGACTTCGTTGGAAGGGCGGTGGCGGGAGACGGGTGGGCGCGCGGCCCGTTCCCGGGGCGCGCACCGGGCGGGTCCGCTGGGCAAGCTCCGCCCGCGTTCCCGGCTGACCAAGGGGCTCGCGGCGGGCGGGCTCAGCGTGGGCGTGGCCGCGGGAGCCTTCGGCGGAGTCGCCGCCGCCAGTTCGGACGCCCTGCCCGGTGACTCCCTCTACGGCCTCAAACGCGGCATCGAGGACTTCAAGCTCAACTACCTGACCGACGGCGACAACGCACGCGGCCAGACCTACCTCGACCAGGCCTCGACCAGGCTCAGCGAGGCCCGCCGGCTGCTGGAGCGCGGCCGCGGCGGACACCTCGACCACGAGTCCATCGGCGAGATCCGGCGCACGCTCTCCGGCATGCAGAGCGATGTCACCGAGGGCCACCGCCTGCTGCACGAGGCCTATGAGGCCGACCCGGACTCCCTGGGCCCCATCCAGGCCCTGTCGACCTTCTCCCGGTCCCACCGCGAGGCCTGGAGCGCGCTCAGCGACAGGCTCCCGGTGCAGCTCGGGGACGTCAAACAACAGGTCTCGTCGGTCTTCGACGCCATAGACCAGGAGGTCGCCCCCCTGGAGTCCCGCCTCCCGAAGCCCCCCACGGGCACCGGCACCGGCACGGACCAGGGCACCGGCTCGACATCGACAGGCCCCTCGGGCACCCACCGCGGCTCCGCCACCCCCAGCTCCTCCGGCTCGACCCCGTCCACCGGCAGACACGCCCGCCCGGACGACCCGACCGGCCCGGCGACCAGCACCACCGGCGACGGCCTCATCGGCGGCAACACCGGCGGCCTGCTCGACCCGCCGAAGACAGGCACGGGCGGCAACACCACCCAACCCACCGGCAAGCCCTCGACCCCGGCCCCGGACGTCACCCTGCCCCCACTCCTCCCAGGGCTCCTGCCAGGACTGGGGATCCAGGGCGAGGAGACGAACTAG
- a CDS encoding lysophospholipid acyltransferase family protein, whose protein sequence is MADAKVIPFDDDHRSRGGAAARPARRRSGGGRRGALGESGELGEVQPLPGRGRSREDGFVRRAEGPEGPEGPEEAEESLDRRSGAGGRDGGLERRVAAGLAFLRRRLTGDYDVDDFGFDEELTDQVLMSLLRPVYEKYFRVDVKGIENIPAEGGALIVANHSGTLPLDGLMMQVAVHDHHPADRHLRLLAADLVFVLPVVNELARKLGHTLACAEDAERLLAQGELVGVMPEGFKGIGKPFGERYKLQRFGRGGFVSTALRQGAPIIPCSIVGAEEIYPMIGNAKTLARLLGFPYFPLTPTFPWLGPLGAIPLPTKWTIQFGEPIPTDGYPPEAAEDPMLMFNLTDQVREQIQHTLYKLLVQRRSVFF, encoded by the coding sequence ATGGCGGATGCCAAGGTCATTCCGTTCGACGACGACCACCGGTCCCGCGGGGGTGCCGCGGCACGCCCGGCGCGGCGCCGGAGCGGGGGCGGCCGGCGCGGTGCGCTGGGCGAGTCCGGTGAGCTGGGTGAGGTCCAGCCGCTGCCGGGGCGGGGCCGGTCGCGGGAAGATGGGTTTGTGAGGCGTGCGGAGGGGCCCGAGGGGCCTGAGGGACCGGAGGAGGCGGAGGAGTCGCTGGACCGGCGCTCGGGTGCCGGTGGGCGGGACGGCGGTCTGGAGCGGCGTGTGGCGGCCGGGCTGGCCTTTCTGCGGCGCCGGCTGACCGGGGACTACGACGTCGACGACTTCGGTTTCGACGAGGAGCTGACCGACCAGGTCCTGATGTCGCTGCTGCGGCCGGTGTACGAGAAGTACTTCCGGGTCGACGTGAAGGGCATCGAGAACATCCCGGCCGAGGGCGGGGCGCTCATCGTCGCCAACCACTCCGGGACGCTGCCGCTGGACGGCCTCATGATGCAGGTCGCCGTCCACGACCACCATCCCGCCGACCGCCATCTACGGCTGCTCGCGGCCGACCTGGTCTTCGTGCTGCCGGTGGTGAACGAACTGGCGCGCAAGCTCGGGCACACGCTGGCGTGCGCGGAGGACGCCGAACGGCTGCTGGCGCAGGGCGAACTGGTCGGGGTGATGCCGGAAGGGTTCAAGGGGATCGGGAAACCCTTCGGCGAGCGGTACAAGCTTCAGCGGTTCGGCCGGGGTGGTTTCGTCTCCACGGCGCTGCGGCAGGGGGCGCCGATCATTCCGTGCTCGATCGTCGGGGCGGAGGAGATCTACCCGATGATCGGCAACGCGAAGACGCTGGCGCGGCTGCTGGGCTTCCCGTACTTCCCGCTGACGCCGACGTTTCCCTGGCTGGGTCCGCTGGGCGCGATTCCGCTGCCGACGAAGTGGACGATCCAGTTCGGCGAGCCGATCCCCACGGACGGCTATCCGCCGGAGGCCGCGGAGGACCCGATGCTGATGTTCAACCTGACCGACCAGGTGAGGGAGCAGATCCAGCACACGCTGTACAAGCTGTTGGTGCAGCGCCGCTCGGTGTTCTTCTGA